A single genomic interval of Agarivorans aestuarii harbors:
- a CDS encoding substrate-binding periplasmic protein: MHGNTINSWPPYMFLEDGRISGIATDIVKATFKKANIELELDTYPWARAYQITLTQKDTLIYMLYRTEDRESLFKWVGPIVPAQPMYFYKLRSRSEIKISSLEDAKQYTVGVVRNVANHKFLLKQGFEEGKNIAAVTNPQQNLKKLLAGRIDLLIGSELTLAMQMKELGASMQEIEPSFNPIETQAGYIGFNLQTSDERIQRLQHALDSLQEDGTVKEIQDKYINRYLQ, encoded by the coding sequence ATGCATGGCAATACGATAAATTCGTGGCCCCCCTATATGTTTCTTGAAGATGGCCGCATAAGTGGCATAGCAACAGATATTGTTAAGGCCACTTTCAAAAAAGCCAACATAGAGCTTGAATTGGATACCTACCCTTGGGCTAGAGCTTATCAGATAACCTTAACCCAAAAAGACACGCTAATTTATATGTTGTACCGGACAGAAGACAGAGAATCTTTATTCAAATGGGTTGGTCCAATAGTCCCTGCGCAACCCATGTATTTCTATAAACTGAGAAGTCGCTCGGAGATAAAAATAAGTTCGCTGGAAGACGCTAAACAATACACTGTAGGAGTGGTTAGAAACGTAGCTAACCATAAGTTTTTACTTAAACAAGGTTTCGAAGAGGGTAAGAACATTGCTGCAGTCACCAACCCACAACAAAACCTAAAAAAATTGTTGGCTGGTAGAATCGACCTACTTATCGGTAGCGAGTTAACCCTAGCGATGCAAATGAAAGAGCTCGGGGCCTCGATGCAGGAGATAGAGCCATCTTTCAACCCAATTGAAACCCAAGCTGGCTACATAGGTTTTAACTTGCAAACCTCAGATGAAAGAATCCAACGCTTGCAACATGCCTTAGACTCCTTGCAAGAAGATGGCACAGTAAAAGAAATACAAGATAAGTACATTAATAGATACCTACAATAA
- the sfsA gene encoding DNA/RNA nuclease SfsA, whose translation MSFESPLKLATLVKRYKRFLADVILEDGSETTIYCANTGAMTGCAEPGNTVWYSQSNNPKRKYSLSWELSITKDGDTICVNTAKANEWVEQAIKQDIITELSGYAQLRREVKYGSENSRIDFLLEDPKREKCYIEVKSCTLLQNGKGYFPDAVSTRGQKHLRELIEMKQQGHRAILLFAVLHSGINTVQAAAHIDPSYAKLLELAKQQGVEVLAYKAKLSPQQCKLDHAVPVY comes from the coding sequence ATGTCATTTGAATCACCGCTAAAACTCGCCACACTAGTTAAACGCTATAAACGCTTTCTCGCCGACGTAATATTAGAAGATGGCAGCGAAACCACTATATACTGCGCGAACACAGGCGCAATGACAGGCTGTGCTGAGCCAGGAAACACTGTTTGGTATAGTCAATCAAACAACCCTAAACGTAAGTACTCACTTAGCTGGGAGCTCAGCATAACTAAGGATGGAGATACTATTTGCGTGAATACCGCCAAAGCAAACGAGTGGGTTGAACAAGCGATTAAACAAGACATAATTACCGAGCTAAGCGGTTATGCTCAGCTTCGCCGCGAAGTAAAATATGGCAGCGAAAACAGCCGCATCGATTTTTTGCTGGAAGACCCAAAGCGTGAAAAGTGCTACATAGAGGTGAAGTCTTGTACCTTGCTGCAAAACGGTAAAGGCTACTTCCCAGATGCAGTAAGCACCCGCGGTCAAAAGCATTTACGAGAACTAATTGAAATGAAGCAACAAGGTCATCGCGCGATATTGTTGTTTGCCGTATTACACAGTGGAATAAATACTGTTCAAGCTGCTGCTCACATCGACCCAAGTTACGCAAAATTACTAGAATTAGCTAAGCAACAAGGGGTAGAAGTATTGGCATACAAAGCCAAACTAAGCCCTCAGCAATGCAAGCTAGATCATGCCGTGCCGGTGTACTAG
- the dksA gene encoding RNA polymerase-binding protein DksA, with protein MPDGKKKTLGVLSIAGVEPYQAQPGEEYMNDAQLDHFRTILEAWRNQLREEVDRTVTHMKDEAANFPDPVDRAAQEEEFSLELRTRDRERKLIKKIEKTLLKIEDDFGFCDACGVEIGIRRLEARPTADLCIDCKTLAEIKEKQLVG; from the coding sequence ATGCCAGACGGCAAAAAGAAAACACTAGGTGTGCTCTCTATCGCAGGGGTTGAACCATATCAAGCTCAGCCTGGCGAAGAGTACATGAACGATGCTCAGTTAGACCACTTCCGAACTATTCTTGAAGCGTGGCGCAACCAACTTCGTGAAGAAGTTGATCGCACTGTAACGCATATGAAAGACGAAGCGGCTAACTTCCCTGATCCAGTTGACCGCGCAGCGCAAGAGGAAGAATTCAGCCTTGAACTTCGTACTCGCGACCGCGAACGCAAGCTGATCAAGAAAATCGAGAAGACCTTACTTAAAATTGAAGATGACTTCGGCTTTTGTGATGCCTGTGGTGTGGAAATCGGCATTCGCCGTTTAGAAGCTAGACCAACAGCTGATCTGTGTATCGATTGCAAAACCTTAGCTGAGATCAAAGAGAAACAACTGGTCGGCTAG
- the gluQRS gene encoding tRNA glutamyl-Q(34) synthetase GluQRS, translating into MSAKPYVGRFAPSPSGPLHLGSLVAAVGSYLQARHHHGQWLVRIEDIDPPREQAGASKLILQQLEQFGLHWDGEVLYQSQRLEAYQDQIDRWLNQGSAYFCQCTRKQIKASGGYYLGTCRNLQLSGQDHAVRLQSARAIEQFKDVAYGTVNIPAALAKEDFIIKRRDGLYAYNLAVSLDDAEQGITEVVRGADLILTTGRQLAIFELLAKPAPNYLHLPLVLDEGGNKLSKQNHAPSISGKQNQQLLLQALRYLGQTSEADWLELSCEQILIKALANWRLSAVPKISLDSQ; encoded by the coding sequence ATGAGCGCTAAGCCCTACGTAGGCCGTTTTGCCCCTTCCCCTTCTGGCCCCTTGCACTTAGGCTCTTTAGTTGCCGCCGTTGGCAGCTACTTGCAAGCTCGTCATCACCATGGTCAATGGTTAGTTCGCATTGAAGACATCGATCCACCGAGAGAACAAGCCGGTGCGAGTAAACTTATCCTGCAACAGCTAGAACAGTTTGGTCTGCATTGGGATGGTGAGGTCTTATATCAAAGCCAGCGCCTAGAAGCATACCAAGATCAAATTGACCGTTGGCTAAACCAAGGCAGTGCTTACTTTTGCCAATGTACCCGCAAGCAAATAAAAGCTTCTGGCGGCTACTACCTTGGCACTTGTCGCAATCTACAGCTAAGTGGCCAAGATCATGCCGTGCGATTACAAAGCGCGCGGGCCATTGAACAATTTAAAGATGTGGCTTACGGCACAGTAAATATTCCAGCCGCCTTAGCCAAAGAAGACTTCATCATAAAACGCCGTGACGGCCTATATGCCTATAATCTAGCGGTGAGTTTAGATGACGCCGAACAAGGGATTACCGAAGTTGTAAGAGGTGCAGATTTAATTCTTACCACCGGTAGGCAGCTGGCCATTTTTGAGCTTTTAGCTAAACCTGCCCCAAATTATTTGCACCTTCCATTAGTGCTTGATGAAGGTGGCAATAAACTCAGTAAGCAAAACCACGCGCCTTCTATTTCGGGCAAGCAAAATCAGCAATTGCTGCTGCAAGCCTTAAGATATTTAGGGCAAACGAGCGAAGCCGACTGGCTTGAACTAAGCTGTGAGCAAATACTAATCAAGGCTCTAGCAAATTGGCGGCTTTCTGCAGTACCAAAAATCTCACTAGACAGCCAGTGA
- the pcnB gene encoding polynucleotide adenylyltransferase PcnB, with protein sequence MIPRAEHNISRQDISENALKVLYRLHKSGYNAYLVGGGVRDLLLGKQPKDFDIATNATPEQIKALFRNCRLVGRRFRLAHILFGREIIEVATFRGHHDSANANTESKRSEEGMLLRDNVYGSIDEDAERRDFTVNALYYNIADFSVVDFAGGINDIAERRLQLIGDPETRYREDPVRMLRAVRFAVKLDFSIAPESCDPIAQYGHLLKDIPAARLFEECLKLFLGGDGKSTFKMLADTQLLYPLFPLLKPLLQQWDEDAPELRFMLMALASTDKRVRGDQKVTPAFVFAALLWPLLEIKKDELLIELSLGEHDASAMAMNWLLDQQCKSVAIPKRFTTGIREIWQLQARLDRRFGKRAFQTFGHPRFRAAFDFLELRAKATQDKHLGELAQWWQQWQRSNEQGRNTMVRELNKNSGRSKSRRRPRKPKKTDS encoded by the coding sequence GTGATCCCCCGTGCTGAGCACAATATTTCTCGCCAAGACATCAGCGAAAACGCCCTTAAGGTGCTTTATCGCTTACACAAGTCGGGCTACAACGCTTATTTAGTGGGCGGTGGTGTACGTGACTTATTGCTAGGCAAGCAACCTAAAGACTTTGACATTGCAACCAATGCTACCCCTGAGCAGATTAAAGCCTTATTCCGCAACTGTCGTTTAGTTGGCCGCCGTTTTCGTTTAGCGCACATTTTATTTGGCCGAGAAATTATTGAAGTAGCCACCTTCCGTGGTCATCATGACAGCGCCAATGCCAATACCGAATCAAAACGCAGTGAAGAAGGCATGTTACTGCGCGACAACGTGTACGGCAGCATCGATGAAGATGCAGAGCGTCGTGACTTCACCGTAAATGCGCTGTATTACAATATTGCCGACTTTTCCGTTGTCGACTTTGCGGGTGGTATAAATGATATTGCTGAGCGCCGCTTACAATTAATTGGTGATCCAGAAACGCGCTACCGTGAAGATCCAGTAAGGATGCTTCGCGCTGTGCGTTTTGCGGTTAAACTGGACTTTAGCATTGCGCCTGAAAGCTGTGACCCAATTGCTCAATATGGTCACCTGCTGAAAGATATTCCCGCGGCGCGCCTATTTGAAGAATGTTTAAAGCTATTCTTAGGCGGCGATGGTAAATCTACCTTCAAAATGCTGGCCGATACTCAGCTGCTTTATCCGCTATTCCCGCTGTTAAAACCCTTGTTACAACAATGGGATGAAGATGCACCAGAGCTACGTTTTATGCTCATGGCCTTAGCCAGTACCGATAAGCGGGTACGTGGCGACCAAAAAGTAACACCAGCCTTTGTATTTGCAGCACTGCTGTGGCCACTATTGGAAATAAAGAAAGATGAATTACTCATAGAGCTTTCTTTAGGCGAGCATGACGCATCGGCAATGGCGATGAACTGGTTGCTCGACCAACAGTGTAAGAGCGTAGCGATACCAAAACGCTTCACCACTGGCATTCGCGAAATATGGCAGCTACAGGCTCGCCTAGATCGTCGTTTTGGTAAACGCGCCTTCCAAACCTTTGGTCATCCGCGCTTTAGAGCCGCGTTCGACTTTTTAGAGTTGCGTGCGAAAGCCACTCAAGACAAACACCTTGGCGAGTTGGCCCAATGGTGGCAACAATGGCAACGCAGCAACGAGCAAGGCCGCAATACCATGGTTCGCGAGCTAAATAAAAACTCAGGCCGCAGCAAAAGCCGCCGTCGTCCGCGTAAGCCAAAAAAGACTGACAGTTAA
- the folK gene encoding 2-amino-4-hydroxy-6-hydroxymethyldihydropteridine diphosphokinase, whose translation MTTCFLALGSNLVNPLHQAIAARRALAASAELDVVASSSLYQSRPMGPQDQPDYLNAVLQLETDLAPLDLLDLCQKIELEQGRERKEQRWGPRTLDLDILLYGKQIIDTPRLTVPHYGMKQREFVLLPLAEIANDLCLPDGSLVQQLAESIDSNGLQVFKCPQEWA comes from the coding sequence ATGACCACTTGCTTCCTGGCCTTAGGCAGTAATTTAGTCAACCCGCTCCATCAAGCCATCGCAGCTAGGCGTGCTCTAGCTGCCTCGGCTGAACTCGATGTTGTTGCTAGCTCTTCACTGTATCAAAGCCGTCCAATGGGGCCACAAGATCAGCCGGACTATCTGAATGCAGTACTCCAGCTAGAAACTGATTTGGCACCACTCGACTTACTCGACCTTTGCCAAAAGATCGAATTAGAACAAGGTCGCGAACGTAAAGAACAACGCTGGGGCCCTAGGACCCTAGACCTCGATATATTGCTTTACGGCAAACAAATCATCGATACACCACGACTAACCGTGCCGCACTATGGAATGAAGCAGCGAGAGTTTGTATTATTACCGCTCGCTGAAATTGCCAATGATTTATGCTTACCAGACGGAAGTTTGGTGCAACAGTTAGCAGAATCTATCGACAGCAACGGCTTACAAGTTTTTAAATGCCCCCAAGAGTGGGCTTAA
- the panB gene encoding 3-methyl-2-oxobutanoate hydroxymethyltransferase: MSRFTVSHLQKFKQNNEKFSCITAYDASFAALFDELGMHMLLIGDSLGMVLQGHKDTLAVSIDDIAYHTRCVARGTEKTMIVADMPFMSYATPEQTYQNAAKLMQAGAQMVKVEGGEWLSPTIKGLVERGVPVCGHLGLTPQSVHLFGGYKVQGRGEQQAQEMLQHAKQLEAAGVQLLVLECIPTELAKLITEALSIPVIGIGAGNVTDGQILVMHDAFGISKGHIPKFSKNFLAETGDIRGAISLYLEQVASGEFPGEAQSFS, from the coding sequence ATGAGCAGATTTACAGTTTCTCACTTACAAAAGTTTAAACAAAACAACGAGAAATTCTCCTGTATCACCGCTTACGATGCGAGCTTTGCAGCATTGTTTGATGAGTTAGGCATGCATATGCTGTTAATTGGTGATTCACTAGGCATGGTGCTGCAAGGTCACAAAGATACCTTGGCAGTAAGCATTGATGATATTGCCTACCATACTCGCTGTGTTGCTCGTGGCACCGAAAAAACAATGATCGTAGCCGACATGCCTTTTATGTCTTACGCCACTCCAGAGCAAACTTACCAAAACGCCGCCAAGCTTATGCAAGCCGGTGCGCAAATGGTAAAAGTAGAAGGTGGAGAATGGTTAAGCCCTACCATTAAAGGCTTGGTCGAGCGCGGCGTTCCAGTATGTGGTCACCTTGGTTTAACGCCTCAATCAGTGCATTTGTTTGGTGGTTATAAAGTTCAAGGACGTGGCGAGCAACAAGCTCAAGAGATGTTGCAGCATGCTAAGCAACTAGAAGCAGCCGGTGTTCAATTGTTGGTATTAGAATGTATTCCCACTGAACTCGCTAAACTCATCACGGAAGCCTTAAGCATTCCGGTAATTGGCATTGGCGCAGGTAACGTAACCGATGGCCAAATCCTCGTAATGCATGATGCTTTTGGCATTAGCAAAGGCCACATTCCTAAGTTTTCTAAAAACTTCTTAGCTGAAACCGGCGATATTCGCGGTGCAATTAGTCTCTATTTAGAGCAAGTTGCTTCAGGTGAGTTCCCAGGTGAAGCGCAGAGTTTCAGTTAA
- the panC gene encoding pantoate--beta-alanine ligase produces MLKVVEQPSELRSALDAARLKGRKIGFVPTMGNLHAGHIALVKEAQKSCDVVVVSIFVNPLQFNNSSDLANYPRTLEQDITALNQAGADFVFTPSAEELYPNGLEAETKVTVPVLSDILEGELRPGHFDGVSTVVCKLFNLVQPHLAVFGEKDYQQLALIRKMTTDLLLPIEIIGLATVREASGLAMSSRNNRLSAEQLQTAPLLAKEMRNIASQLSHSNQAELSKAAQQTLENNGFKCDGIDIVDAESLSPLSPQSRSAVILMAAFLGEVRLIDNCVIELH; encoded by the coding sequence ATGCTTAAAGTTGTAGAACAGCCGAGTGAATTACGCTCGGCCCTAGATGCCGCACGCCTAAAAGGTCGAAAAATTGGCTTTGTTCCCACCATGGGCAATCTGCATGCTGGCCACATTGCGCTGGTTAAGGAAGCCCAAAAAAGCTGCGATGTAGTGGTGGTGTCTATTTTTGTTAATCCGCTGCAATTTAACAACAGTAGTGATTTAGCCAACTACCCTCGCACCCTAGAACAAGATATTACGGCGCTAAATCAAGCCGGTGCTGATTTTGTATTTACCCCTAGTGCTGAAGAGCTTTACCCAAATGGTTTGGAAGCAGAGACTAAAGTAACAGTGCCTGTTCTTTCAGACATTCTGGAAGGCGAATTACGTCCTGGTCATTTTGACGGCGTCTCGACTGTGGTTTGTAAACTGTTTAATCTCGTGCAGCCACATTTGGCAGTATTTGGCGAAAAAGATTATCAGCAGCTCGCTCTTATTCGCAAGATGACTACAGACCTGTTACTGCCAATTGAAATTATTGGCCTTGCTACGGTAAGAGAAGCGAGTGGTTTAGCCATGAGCTCTCGCAACAACCGCTTAAGTGCCGAGCAACTGCAAACCGCGCCACTATTAGCAAAAGAGATGAGGAACATCGCATCACAGCTAAGCCACAGCAATCAAGCTGAACTTAGCAAAGCAGCCCAACAAACGCTGGAAAACAACGGATTTAAGTGCGACGGTATCGATATCGTAGACGCCGAAAGCCTAAGCCCCCTATCCCCCCAATCTCGCTCTGCTGTTATTCTAATGGCCGCCTTCCTCGGAGAAGTAAGGCTAATAGATAACTGCGTGATTGAACTACACTAA
- the panD gene encoding aspartate 1-decarboxylase, with protein MQTTMLKGKLHQARVTHAELNYEGSCAIDQDVLDQAGILEYEKIDIYNIENGERFSTYAISGERGSKIISVNGAAARRAAVGDRVIICAYVGMSNEEAKSHKPSLVYLNENNDIVRTSKDIPVQLA; from the coding sequence ATGCAAACCACTATGCTAAAAGGCAAACTTCACCAAGCACGCGTAACCCATGCAGAGCTCAACTATGAAGGCTCTTGTGCTATCGACCAGGATGTTTTGGATCAAGCAGGTATTCTCGAATACGAGAAAATTGATATCTATAATATTGAGAATGGCGAGCGTTTTTCTACTTACGCAATCTCTGGTGAACGCGGCTCAAAAATCATCTCAGTAAATGGCGCAGCAGCACGTCGCGCAGCCGTGGGCGACCGAGTCATTATTTGTGCTTATGTTGGTATGAGCAACGAAGAAGCTAAGTCTCATAAACCTTCTTTGGTTTACCTAAACGAGAACAACGATATCGTTAGAACCAGCAAAGATATTCCAGTTCAATTAGCTTAG
- a CDS encoding methyl-accepting chemotaxis protein, producing MRSAATIFYSFLFGFLVLIGLSIIDLQQQQSLANLALVCLSLCLSGLTLSVLKLLMQQIEQPDKVHSKGLASYLFQDTRHQQLELLREQQRRVLEQQDALDEISHCSKELSLQAQSVASGAVQQADASQASASAVVEMSESIKDVAEQVKLVAEASFEAKRFSELGQEAALVAQQGTEKMVAKGEVSLEKVTQLHQKSNTVSSISKTIEEIAEQTNLLALNASIEAARAGEHGRGFAIVANEVRNLANRSHQSANEISDSMREVQRNINEVLEHITQLTTQAQEIQDTVDNSRQQLKLIYTKNQELQAQTEMIASNSEQQHAATIELSAHINQVADSARENTASAEQSADIAKHLSVLSQQGA from the coding sequence ATGCGTAGTGCAGCCACTATTTTTTATAGCTTTCTGTTTGGTTTTTTAGTGCTTATAGGATTGAGCATTATTGACCTACAACAGCAGCAAAGCCTCGCTAACCTCGCTTTAGTCTGTTTAAGCTTGTGTTTAAGTGGCCTCACCTTAAGTGTGCTCAAACTGTTAATGCAACAAATTGAGCAGCCAGACAAGGTACATAGCAAAGGCTTAGCCAGCTACCTATTCCAAGATACTCGCCACCAGCAACTCGAACTGCTAAGAGAACAGCAACGCCGAGTATTAGAACAGCAAGATGCCTTAGACGAAATCAGTCACTGCTCAAAAGAACTGTCATTACAGGCTCAGTCGGTGGCCTCTGGCGCCGTTCAGCAAGCAGATGCTAGCCAAGCCTCTGCCAGCGCAGTGGTAGAAATGAGTGAAAGCATTAAAGATGTTGCCGAGCAAGTTAAGCTGGTGGCAGAAGCCAGCTTTGAAGCCAAACGCTTCTCTGAGCTGGGCCAAGAGGCCGCCTTAGTCGCTCAGCAGGGTACCGAAAAAATGGTGGCTAAAGGTGAAGTTAGCCTTGAGAAGGTCACCCAATTACACCAAAAATCGAACACCGTAAGCAGCATTTCAAAAACCATTGAAGAAATAGCCGAACAAACTAATTTATTGGCACTTAACGCCTCCATCGAAGCCGCTCGTGCAGGTGAGCATGGTCGCGGCTTTGCCATTGTAGCTAATGAAGTTAGAAACCTTGCTAACCGCAGTCATCAATCTGCCAACGAAATCAGCGACAGTATGCGTGAAGTACAACGCAACATTAATGAAGTGCTCGAGCACATCACTCAACTAACCACCCAAGCTCAAGAGATTCAAGACACTGTGGATAATTCACGCCAGCAACTTAAGCTGATTTACACCAAAAACCAAGAGCTTCAAGCCCAAACAGAAATGATAGCGAGCAACAGTGAACAACAACACGCGGCAACTATCGAGCTTTCTGCTCACATCAACCAAGTAGCAGACTCCGCCCGAGAGAACACCGCCAGTGCCGAGCAAAGCGCCGACATTGCCAAACACCTTAGCGTGTTAAGTCAGCAAGGAGCGTAA
- a CDS encoding nitrate- and nitrite sensing domain-containing protein, protein MNTSVIIATSVISLLLISIAISWLLAKRRTQQQYAGLAALKLLKNLVVSLQKHRGLSCAILNGDQQQSAALNAQQKQIVSAHLSLSEDSFVSRQARWDSFNQHWPRLQQNWPSNNLENNIAQHSLMIKNLLFLSQDLASFYCLSSLSKQHKNIDFLWFELLETAESIGQVRALGSGLAAAKQSSSVERIRLAFLHNKIAQIDSQSLNHFAHSFIPNDPAYQPLLEQLLDTIEVELINKPQPTISVNEYFQQASKVLEGLYQLFDAGIAHLEAQQHAKH, encoded by the coding sequence ATGAATACTAGCGTTATTATTGCCACTAGCGTAATTAGCCTACTGCTAATATCAATTGCTATCTCTTGGTTATTAGCCAAGCGCCGTACTCAGCAGCAGTACGCTGGCCTTGCAGCCTTAAAGCTACTAAAAAACCTAGTGGTATCGCTGCAAAAACATCGCGGCCTAAGTTGTGCCATTCTAAATGGCGACCAACAGCAATCTGCCGCATTAAATGCGCAACAAAAGCAAATTGTAAGCGCTCACCTCAGTTTAAGCGAAGACAGCTTTGTATCGCGCCAAGCTCGCTGGGATAGCTTTAATCAACACTGGCCAAGGCTACAGCAAAATTGGCCAAGCAATAACTTAGAAAACAATATTGCTCAACACAGTTTGATGATCAAAAACTTGCTGTTTTTGTCACAAGACCTAGCCAGTTTTTACTGCTTATCTAGCCTAAGCAAGCAACATAAAAACATCGACTTTTTGTGGTTTGAACTGTTGGAAACAGCTGAATCAATTGGTCAAGTAAGGGCGCTAGGCAGCGGTTTGGCAGCCGCCAAACAAAGCAGCAGTGTTGAGCGGATCCGTTTGGCCTTCTTGCACAACAAAATTGCCCAAATTGATTCGCAATCACTCAACCATTTTGCTCACAGCTTTATTCCCAATGACCCGGCTTATCAGCCCTTGTTGGAACAGCTACTTGATACCATAGAGGTCGAGTTGATCAACAAACCTCAGCCGACTATTTCGGTGAATGAGTATTTTCAGCAGGCGAGTAAAGTACTGGAAGGGCTATACCAACTATTTGATGCTGGAATAGCCCATTTGGAAGCGCAACAACACGCTAAGCATTAG
- the trmB gene encoding tRNA (guanine(46)-N(7))-methyltransferase TrmB, which yields MEGNSRSVSSNQQGIHENLNKVVQRHLDEEFKKPYRQHTLEAFLQLEKQVEVAARPLVFDSCCGTGVSTAALAELHPDALVIGMDKSAHRLTKHQAHFDQAGQNYLLLQVDLNDFWRLAVEAGWQPSHHYILYPNPWPKSRHLQRRWHGSAVFPYLLKLGGQLELRSNWQTYLEEFQVALELAGHSSQLNSFKTDTPITAFERKYQNSGQQLWQLRSHLA from the coding sequence ATGGAAGGCAACTCTCGTAGCGTTAGCTCTAACCAGCAAGGTATTCACGAAAACTTAAACAAGGTGGTACAGCGCCACCTTGATGAAGAGTTCAAAAAGCCTTATCGCCAGCATACTCTAGAAGCATTTTTGCAGTTAGAAAAGCAGGTAGAGGTGGCGGCGCGACCTCTAGTGTTTGATTCTTGCTGTGGCACAGGTGTTAGCACCGCGGCCTTAGCTGAGCTGCATCCAGATGCGCTGGTCATTGGTATGGACAAATCGGCCCACCGTTTAACTAAGCACCAGGCGCATTTTGACCAAGCGGGGCAAAACTACTTGTTATTGCAAGTGGATTTAAACGATTTTTGGCGTTTGGCCGTGGAAGCTGGGTGGCAGCCTAGTCATCATTACATCTTGTACCCGAATCCTTGGCCAAAGTCGCGACACTTGCAGCGTCGTTGGCACGGTAGTGCCGTGTTCCCTTATTTGCTTAAGCTTGGTGGGCAACTCGAACTGCGCAGTAACTGGCAAACTTACTTGGAAGAGTTTCAAGTAGCGCTAGAATTAGCTGGCCATTCAAGCCAGCTAAATAGCTTTAAAACCGATACACCAATTACTGCTTTTGAACGTAAGTATCAAAACAGTGGCCAGCAACTTTGGCAGCTGCGTAGCCACTTAGCTTAG